Proteins encoded by one window of Vanacampus margaritifer isolate UIUO_Vmar chromosome 17, RoL_Vmar_1.0, whole genome shotgun sequence:
- the nxph1 gene encoding neurexophilin-1, with product MQGTWCAVFVLTPLLYLISSIHSSNSEIVKSGSPKSTLKHIWTESSKDMSISRLLLQTLHGKENNTALDLRYDTPEPYLEQDLWEWLRNSTDLQDSRPRAKRRPMVKTGKFKKMFGWGDFHSNIKTVKLNLLITGKIVDHGNGTFSVYFRHNSTGQGNVSVSLVPPTKIVEFDIAAQQSVIDAKDSKSFNCRIEYEKVEKGAKNTLCNFDPSKTCYQEQTQSHVSWLCSKPFKVICIFISFYSTDYKLVQKVCPDYNYHSDTPYFPSG from the coding sequence ATTTCAAGTATCCACTCCTCAAATTCAGAGATTGTAAAGTCTGGGAGCCCCAAATCTACTCTCAAGCATATATGGACAGAAAGCAGTAAAGACATGTCCATAAGTAGGCTGTTGTTACAGACTCTGCATGGCAAAGAGAACAATACCGCACTGGACCTTCGTTATGATACCCCAGAGCCCTATTTGGAACAGGATCTGTGGGAATGGTTGAGGAACTCCACAGATCTGCAAGACTCACGGCCCCGGGCTAAAAGGCGGCCTATGGTCAAGACTGGAAAGTTTAAAAAGATGTTTGGCTGGGGGGACTTCCACTCTAATATAAAGACAGTCAAACTCAACCTGCTGATCACCGGCAAGATTGTGGATCATGGTAATGGCACGTTCAGTGTCTACTTCCGCCACAACTCTACAGGTCAGGGCAACGTATCTGTCAGTTTGGTCCCTCCAACTAAGATAGTGGAATTCGACATAGCGGCTCAACAGTCCGTCATTGATGCCAAGGACTCAAAGTCATTCAATTGCCGCATAGAGTACGAGAAGGTGGAGAAGGGCGCCAAGAACACCCTCTGCAACTTTGACCCTTCCAAGACATGCTACCAGGAGCAAACCCAGAGCCATGTCTCCTGGCTGTGCTCAAAACCTTTTAAAGTTATTTGCATCTTCATTTCCTTCTATAGCACTGACTACAAATTGGTGCAGAAAGTGTGTCCGGACTACAACTACCATAGTGACACGCCCTATTTCCCATCTGGCTGA